A stretch of the Glycine soja cultivar W05 chromosome 13, ASM419377v2, whole genome shotgun sequence genome encodes the following:
- the LOC114382769 gene encoding ultraviolet-B receptor UVR8-like translates to MMDATTSGTPTIQYHNIPDQPITAIIATPLPTFQRQQRHCFGDSTPGEFPLSANPSIVLHVLTACNLDPQDLAKLEATCSFFRQPANFAPDSDLSLSELAALDMCQKRAIFKPMTTEQRQDLKLRCGGSWKLVLRYLMAGEACCRREKSQAIAGPGHSIAVTSKGIVYSFGSNSSGQLGHGTTEEEWRPRPIRTLQGIRIIQAAAGAGRTMLVSDSGQVYAFGEAEYGVQGSKTVAAPQIVESLKNIFVVQAAIGNFFTAVLSREGRVYTFSWGSDEKLGHHTDQSDVEPHPLLGALENIPVVQIAAGYCYLLCLACQPSGMSVYSVGCGLGGKLGHGSRTDEEYPRLIEQFGLLNLQPMVVAAGAWHAAVVGRDGRVCTWGWGRYGCLGHGNEECESVPKVVEALSNVKAVHVATGDYTTFVVSDDGDVYSFGCGQSASLGHNAAGNDEQGNRHAKVLDPELVTSLKQINERVVQISLTNCNYWNAHTFALTESGKLYAFGAGDKGQLGIELVANQTERGNPERVEIDLG, encoded by the exons ATGATGGATGCCACAACCAGCGGAACCCCAACTATCCAATACCATAACATCCCTGACCAGCCAATTACTGCCATTATTGCCACTCCACTTCCAACATTTCAAAGGCAGCAACGCCATTGCTTTGGGGACTCCACTCCTGGAGAGTTTCCCTTGTCTGCTAATCCCTCCATTGTCCTTCATGTTCTCACTGCATGCAATTTGGACCCTCAAGACCTTGCTAAACTAGAG GCAACATGCTCCTTCTTCAGGCAGCCGGCAAACTTTGCTCCGGATTCGGACTTGTCCTTATCTGAGCTCGCCGCACTGGACATGTGCCAGAAGAGAGCCATATTCAAGCCAATGACAACTGAACAACGCCAGGATTTGAAGCTAAGGTGTGGAGGTTCATGGAAACTGGTGCTGAGGTATTTGATGGCTGGAGAGGCATGTTGCAGGAGGGAGAAATCTCAGGCTATAGCAGGTCCTGGTCACAGCATTGCTGTGACATCAAAAGGGATTGTTTATTCATTTGGTTCCAACAGTTCTGGACAACTTGGACATGGCACCACTGAGGAGGAATGGCGACCTCGACCGATAAG AACTTTGCAAGGCATTCGAATTATACAAGCTGCCGCTGGGGCTGGGAGGACAATGTTGGTAAGTGATTCTGGTCAGGTTTATGCATTTGGGGAAGCTGAGTATGGAGTTCAAGGTTCTAAAACTGTTGCAGCTCCACAGATAGTGGAGTctttgaaaaacatatttgttgTCCAAGCTGCAATTGGTAACTTTTTCACAGCTGTGTTATCAAGAGAAGGCAGGGTTTATACATTTTCTTGGGGCAGTGATGAAAAACTTGGTCATCACACTGATCAAAGTGATGTGGAACCTCATCCCTTGTTAGGTGCTCTTGAAAACATACCAGTGGTGCAAATTGCTGCTGGATATTGCTATCTGCTTTGTCTGGCTTGTCAACCCAGTGGAAT GTCAGTGTATTCTGTTGGGTGTGGCTTGGGGGGCAAGCTTGGACATGGCTCAAGAACTGATGAAGAGTACCCTCGTTTGATCGAACAGTTCGGACTGCTGAACCTCCAACCCATGGTCGTTGCAGCTGGTGCTTGGCATGCTGCTGTGGTGGGACGGGATGGCCGTGTTTGCACGTGGGGATGGGGGCGATATGGTTGCTTGGGGCATGGGAATGAAGAATGTGAATCAGTACCTAAGGTGGTGGAAGCATTGAGCAATGTCAAAGCTGTTCATGTTGCAACAGGAGATTACACGACCTTTGTAGTGTCTGATGATGGTGATGTGTATTCATTTGGCTGTGGACAATCTGCTAGTCTTGGGCATAATGCTGCTGGAAATGATGAGCAG GGCAACAGGCATGCAAAAGTGTTAGATCCAGAGCTTGTCACTTCACTGAAACAGATCAATGAAAGGGTGGTACAGATTAGTCTGACCAATTGCAATTACTGGAATGCTCATACCTTTGCCCTCACTGAATCAGGGAAGCTGTATGCATTTGGTGCTGGAGACAAAGGACAGCTAGGAATTGAACTTGTTGCTAACCAGACTGAAAGGGGAAATCCAGAAAGGGTTGAAATTGATCTTGGTTAA
- the LOC114381104 gene encoding probable pectate lyase 5, whose translation MEIPIPLSFMLLLLLVPSCICSSPLQDPELVVEDVQKSINASRRNLAFLSCGTGNPIDDCWRCDPNWEKNRKRLADCSIGFGKHAVGGRDGKIYVVTDPGDHPVNPKPGTLRYGVIQEEPLWIIFKRDMVIKLKQELMMNSFKTIDGRGASVHIAGGPCITIQYVTNIIIHGINIHDCKQGGNAYVRDSPTHYGWRTLSDGDGVSIFGGSHVWVDHCSLSNCRDGLIDAIHGSTGITISNNYLTHHNKVMLLGHSDTFTRDKNMQVTIAFNHFGEGLVQRMPRCRHGYFHVVNNDYTHWRMYAIGGSAAPTINSQGNRFLAPNDNTFKEVTKRENSAQSKWKNWNWRSSGDLMLNGAFFTASGAGASSSYARASSLAAKSSSLVSSITASAGSLSCRKGSRC comes from the exons ATGGAAATTCCAATTCCGCTCTCATTTATGTTACTCTTACTACTTGTACCTTCCTGCATTTGCTCTTCCCCACTTCAAGATCCTGAACTAGTGGTTGAAGATGTACAAAA GAGCATTAATGCCTCAAGGAGGAACTTAGCATTTCTTTCTTGTGGAACGGGGAACCCCATTGATGATTGTTGGAGATGTGACCCCAATTGGGAAAAGAACCGGAAGCGTCTAGCAGATTGTTCCATTGGGTTTGGTAAGCATGCCGTTGGGGGAAGGGATGGTAAAATATATGTGGTGACTGACCCCGGTGATCACCCTGTGAACCCCAAGCCAGGAACACTAAGATATGGTGTGATCCAAGAGGAGCCATTGTGGATCATATTCAAGCGTGACATGGTGATCAAGCTCAAGCAAGAGCTTATGATGAATTCTTTCAAGACAATTGACGGTAGAGGAGCAAGTGTGCACATTGCTGGTGGACCTTGCATCACTATACAGTATGTGACCAACATTATCATTCATGGGATTAACATCCATGACTGCAAGCAAGGAGGGAATGCCTATGTGAGGGATTCCCCTACACATTATGGGTGGAGGACACTCTCGGATGGTGATGGAGTGTCAATCTTTGGTGGGAGTCATGTTTGGGTGGACCACTGCTCTCTCTCCAATTGCCGTGATGGGTTAATTGATGCCATCCATGGATCCACAGGCATCACCATATCCAACAATTACTTGACCCACCATAACAAGGTCATGCTTTTGGGCCACAGTGACACTTTCACTAGGGACAAGAACATGCAAGTCACCATTGCCTTCAACCATTTTGGAGAAGGGCTAGTGCAGAGAATGCCAAG ATGCAGGCATGGATACTTCCATGTGGTGAACAATGACTACACCCATTGGAGAATGTATGCCATAGGGGGGAGTGCTGCCCCAACTATCAATAGCCAAGGGAATAGATTTCTTGCTCCCAATGACAATACCTTCAAAGAG GTGACAAAGAGGGAGAATTCAGCACAGAGCAAGTGGAAGAATTGGAATTGGAGGTCAAGTGGAGATTTGATGTTAAACGGTGCGTTTTTTACGGCATCAGGAGCAGGTGCATCTTCAAGCTATGCAAGAGCATCTAGTTTGGCAGCAAAATCATCTTCACTTGTGAGTTCTATAACAGCATCAGCTGGATCACTTAGCTGCAGAAAGGGTTCACGCTGCTGA
- the LOC114382104 gene encoding probable pectate lyase 5: protein MAFSFTFLFQFLLLAPSVIYASPVQDPELVVQEVQKSINGSRRNLGYLSCGTGNPIDDCWRCDPNWERNRKRLASCAIGFGKHAIGGKDGKIYVVTDSSDNPVNPKPGTLRHGVIQQEPLWIIFKHDMVIKLHKDLLVNSYKTIDGRGATIHIAGGGPCIRVHKKTNIIIHGIHIHDCKRGGSGYVSDSPNHRSWSARSDGDGITIFGGSHIWVDHCSLSNCFDGLIDVVHGSTAITISNNYMIHHNKVMLLGHSDSYKADKNMQVTIAFNHFGEGLGGRMPRCRFGYFHVVNNDYTHWQHYAIGGSSSPTIFSQGNRFLAPNDDDHKEVTKHFKSSKSEWRKWNWRSEGDIMLNGAFFTPSGAGATARYDKASSMAARPPMLLSYMTAGAGALRCNKGNLCH from the exons ATGGCATTTTCATTCACATTTCTGTTCCAGTTCTTGCTTCTTGCCCCATCTGTGATCTATGCTTCTCCAGTTCAAGACCCTGAATTAGTGGTCCAGGAAGTGCAAAA GAGCATCAATGGATCAAGGAGAAACTTGGGGTATCTTTCTTGTGGAACAGGGAACCCCATTGATGATTGTTGGAGGTGTGACCCTAATTGGGAAAGAAACCGCAAGCGTTTAGCTAGTTGTGCAATTGGGTTTGGTAAGCATGCCATAGGTggaaaagatggaaaaatataTGTGGTGACTGACTCTAGTGATAACCCTGTGAACCCGAAGCCAGGAACATTGAGACATGGCGTTATTCAACAAGAGCCATTGTGGATAATTTTCAAGCATGACATGGTGATCAAGCTACACAAGGATCTCTTAGTTAATTCTTACAAAACCATTGATGGAAGAGGAGCAACCATCCACATTGCTGGAGGAGGACCTTGCATTAGAGTGCACAAGAAGACCAATATCATAATCCATGGCATACACATCCATGATTGCAAAAGGGGTGGCAGTGGTTATGTGAGTGACTCTCCTAACCATCGTAGCTGGAGTGCGAGATCGGATGGTGATGGGATCACAATCTTTGGTGGGAGTCATATTTGGGTGGACCATTGCTCCTTGTCAAACTGTTTTGATGGCCTCATTGATGTTGTTCATGGCTCAACGGCCATCACCATTTCCAACAATTACATGATACACCATAACAAGGTCATGCTCTTGGGACACAGTGATTCCTATAAAGCTGACAAGAATATGCAAGTCACCATTGCCTTCAACCATTTTGGAGAAGGGCTTGGAGGAAGAATGCCGAG ATGCAGGTTTGGATATTTCCATGTTGTGAACAATGATTACACACATTGGCAACATTATGCAATAGGTGGGAGTTCATCCCCAACTATTTTCAGCCAAGGCAATAGATTTCTTGCTCCAAATGATGATGACCACAAAGAG GTGACCAAACattttaaatcatcaaagagtgAGTGGAGGAAATGGAATTGGAGGTCTGAAGGAGATATAATGTTGAATGGTGCCTTCTTCACGCCGTCCGGAGCGGGGGCAACTGCTAGGTATGATAAAGCGTCAAGCATGGCAGCACGACCACCTATGCTTTTGTC